The genomic window GACCTCCCCGAAATCGACGCTGGCGGCCGTCAGTGCCATCCAGGGCCGGAACGACCAGGAGGAATAGTTCTTGTTGCCGATGTAGAGCGTCGGTTTATCCATGGGCATCTCCCGTTCAGGCATCGAAATCGAAAATCAGCAGTTCGCGGAAATGATTCATGTCCTCGAACGCGCAGAATGCCGGCGGCGTAAGCTCGAAAACCGGAGCCTTGCGGCGAATATCCGCCGTCACCTCGTCGAGCATCGCCTGCCAGCGCGGCAAGGCTTCGTCCTCCAGCCGCTCGACCGGATATGCGAAGGTGACATGAAACTGGTAGTCCGCATGATTCGGCTGGCGATAGCCGAGAAGATCGGCAAATGCGTCGCGCCACGCGTGCATGATCTTGCGGTCCTTCTCCGTCGCTCCGTCGACGACCAGTCCTGACGGACGGGCTTCGACGACAGTGACCTTGAAGGACTCGGCCGTCGAGAAACCTTCGAGCCGTGCCGCCAGGAGTTCGGTCATGTCGTCGATCGGCGCATCGAGGGGAATATCGTCCGGCCAGTAACCCCGCCGGCGCCGGGACTCGATAATGCCTTCGAAAAGCGTCATGTGAAGGCTCGAGACCGGCGTGAAAAGGAACTGCGGGGCCTCGGCCATCGCCAGATATTTCTCCCGCGCCTCGATCAGCGCCATCTGCGTGGGCGACCCCTTCACAAGGTGACAGACGATGGTGTTGCCGGCTTCCGGCAGAAAGCCGCCGACCTCGCGATAGCGGCTGCCGAGATGCGTGGGCGGATTGGGATTATGGCTTTTTGAATAAAGGAGAAGTTCGGGGGAAAAAGTGATGATGGTCATGGCGACTCAAAGGTTGTG from Rhizobium sp. Pop5 includes these protein-coding regions:
- a CDS encoding DUF1868 domain-containing protein, with product MTIITFSPELLLYSKSHNPNPPTHLGSRYREVGGFLPEAGNTIVCHLVKGSPTQMALIEAREKYLAMAEAPQFLFTPVSSLHMTLFEGIIESRRRRGYWPDDIPLDAPIDDMTELLAARLEGFSTAESFKVTVVEARPSGLVVDGATEKDRKIMHAWRDAFADLLGYRQPNHADYQFHVTFAYPVERLEDEALPRWQAMLDEVTADIRRKAPVFELTPPAFCAFEDMNHFRELLIFDFDA